The proteins below are encoded in one region of Streptomyces sp. NBC_00490:
- a CDS encoding protein kinase: protein MDDYAGRVLADRYRLPLPPSDEYELTETRAFDTYSGQEVLVRQVPLPEVVEAEVLDAEGLPDGFTARDPRDRGVRRSPSARASTRRPAEPAVRRAVEAAQAAASIPDHPRLDQVFDVFAEGGSLWIVSELVAARSLAALLVEKPLTPYRAAEVASDVLMALRVLHAHGWVHRNITARTVLVCDDGRVMLTGLAVGAAEEALCGYDPVPAAEGDQEFGDRSGAGAPGTFGGPGGAGGPVSAGATGLGGAAAEAGAVDPEAARRAAIEAREAGGLPGLGADAVNGTGAPSAAIERRAVETGGDVRAARAGAIAAYRAGARAAARVQEAQQNGRTALPGARPAPEGDPATTAGGSTSPYDTGSGGLQPPYPMGNGVELPPGAEGQSAYGPGHGVSYPPGSTPPSGVVQPGRGDHLRSGGTSQGQIADPYGVRADWQGAVPRGGAAGTAVPAAGHGRSAALPPGGPDPAPSPSRWDELAAAAPAPRGPATALAAERARQARMAVVGPVTERWAPEQAGPVHENWQLAAPIGPATDLWALGALLFRAVQGHAPYPEESTAELVQMVCAEPPAFAEECGPLRPVVESLLRQDPTERLDFEELRGWLRSLVRSAPEPEAGAHVVAAPPLDATRLPVVRRRGELVRRRRAGLPATSAHGRHKRAKQGRQEVERSPRRLGRTLLLLVLLLMAAAIAYAVLFMPKAADSAGGAGDTDRTGSAGEVSEAPASSEPRPDQNSPKASPSESVEPQTTSPDVADGFTLRTDSAGFRVAVASGWDHTPKNGRGQVVYAHGDFDLIVVPGRDSADEYGEDPMAYQREDERELQPYRDSSWASASGLRTIQVGGRTMAEGQFTWTDDAGRELFVRNLAMLVDGKYHVLQVRGPEAERDEVTRLFEQASATYEVTG, encoded by the coding sequence GTGGACGACTATGCGGGACGGGTACTCGCCGACCGCTACCGCCTGCCGCTGCCGCCCTCCGACGAGTACGAACTGACCGAGACCCGGGCCTTCGACACCTACAGCGGTCAGGAAGTCCTCGTCCGGCAGGTGCCGTTGCCCGAGGTCGTCGAGGCGGAGGTGCTCGACGCGGAGGGGCTGCCCGACGGCTTCACCGCAAGGGACCCCCGGGACAGGGGAGTCCGGCGGTCGCCCTCGGCACGTGCGAGCACCCGGCGCCCCGCCGAACCGGCCGTGCGGCGGGCCGTGGAGGCGGCGCAGGCCGCCGCCTCGATACCCGACCATCCCCGGCTCGACCAGGTCTTCGACGTGTTCGCCGAGGGCGGGTCGCTGTGGATCGTGAGCGAGTTGGTGGCCGCGCGGTCACTGGCGGCGCTGCTGGTGGAGAAGCCGCTGACGCCGTACCGGGCGGCCGAGGTCGCCTCCGACGTCCTCATGGCCCTGCGGGTGCTGCACGCGCACGGCTGGGTGCACCGGAACATCACCGCCCGCACGGTCCTGGTCTGCGACGACGGCCGTGTGATGCTGACCGGCCTCGCGGTCGGGGCGGCCGAGGAGGCACTGTGCGGGTACGACCCGGTGCCGGCCGCTGAGGGCGACCAGGAGTTCGGTGACCGGAGCGGGGCGGGTGCCCCGGGGACTTTCGGTGGACCGGGTGGTGCCGGCGGTCCCGTGAGCGCTGGGGCGACCGGTCTCGGCGGTGCCGCCGCCGAGGCGGGTGCCGTCGACCCGGAGGCCGCGCGCCGGGCCGCCATCGAGGCGCGGGAGGCCGGTGGGCTGCCGGGGCTCGGCGCGGACGCGGTGAACGGAACGGGTGCGCCGTCGGCCGCGATCGAGCGCAGGGCCGTGGAGACCGGCGGGGACGTCCGGGCCGCGCGCGCCGGGGCGATCGCCGCGTATCGCGCGGGTGCCCGGGCCGCCGCCCGGGTCCAGGAGGCCCAGCAGAACGGCCGCACGGCCCTGCCCGGAGCCCGGCCGGCGCCCGAGGGCGACCCCGCGACGACGGCCGGGGGATCGACATCGCCGTACGACACGGGCAGCGGTGGGCTTCAGCCGCCGTACCCCATGGGCAACGGCGTCGAGCTTCCGCCGGGCGCCGAGGGGCAGTCGGCGTACGGGCCTGGCCACGGGGTTTCCTATCCGCCGGGTTCCACTCCCCCCAGCGGTGTGGTGCAGCCCGGCCGGGGCGATCACCTCCGTTCCGGCGGCACGTCCCAGGGGCAGATAGCCGATCCGTACGGTGTGCGTGCCGACTGGCAGGGAGCCGTGCCGCGTGGTGGAGCCGCGGGCACGGCGGTGCCGGCGGCAGGGCATGGGCGTAGCGCCGCCCTTCCGCCCGGCGGGCCCGATCCCGCGCCCAGCCCCAGCCGTTGGGACGAGCTCGCCGCCGCGGCCCCCGCTCCCCGCGGCCCCGCCACCGCGCTCGCCGCCGAGCGGGCACGGCAGGCCAGGATGGCCGTGGTCGGACCGGTGACCGAGCGATGGGCGCCGGAGCAGGCCGGGCCGGTGCACGAGAACTGGCAGTTGGCCGCGCCGATCGGGCCCGCCACCGACCTGTGGGCGCTCGGCGCGCTGCTTTTCAGGGCCGTGCAGGGGCACGCGCCCTACCCGGAGGAGTCGACGGCCGAGCTGGTGCAGATGGTGTGCGCCGAGCCGCCCGCCTTCGCCGAGGAGTGCGGGCCGCTGCGCCCGGTCGTGGAGTCGCTGCTGCGCCAGGACCCCACCGAGCGGCTCGACTTCGAGGAGCTGCGGGGCTGGCTGCGGTCGCTGGTGCGGTCCGCGCCCGAGCCCGAGGCGGGCGCGCATGTCGTCGCCGCGCCGCCCCTGGACGCCACCCGGCTGCCCGTCGTACGACGGCGGGGCGAGCTGGTGCGCCGACGGCGCGCCGGGCTGCCCGCGACCAGTGCGCACGGACGGCACAAGCGGGCCAAGCAGGGCAGACAGGAGGTGGAGCGTTCACCGCGCCGCCTCGGGCGCACGTTGCTTCTGCTGGTGCTGCTGCTGATGGCCGCGGCGATCGCGTACGCCGTGCTGTTCATGCCCAAGGCCGCCGACTCGGCGGGCGGCGCGGGCGACACCGACCGGACCGGTTCGGCGGGCGAGGTCAGCGAGGCGCCCGCCAGCAGTGAGCCGCGGCCCGACCAGAACTCCCCGAAGGCCAGCCCCTCCGAGTCCGTGGAGCCGCAGACCACCAGCCCGGACGTCGCCGACGGCTTCACCCTGCGTACGGACTCCGCCGGCTTCCGTGTCGCGGTGGCGAGCGGCTGGGACCACACGCCCAAGAACGGCCGCGGTCAGGTCGTGTACGCGCACGGCGACTTCGACCTGATCGTCGTACCCGGAAGGGACAGCGCCGACGAGTACGGCGAGGACCCCATGGCGTACCAGCGGGAGGACGAGCGCGAGCTCCAGCCGTACCGCGACTCCAGCTGGGCCAGCGCCAGCGGGCTGAGAACGATCCAGGTGGGCGGGCGGACCATGGCCGAGGGGCAGTTCACCTGGACCGACGACGCGGGGCGCGAGCTGTTCGTGCGCAATCTCGCGATGCTCGTCGACGGGAAGTACCACGTGCTGCAGGTGCGCGGGCCGGAGGCCGAACGGGACGAGGTGACGCGGCTGTTCGAGCAGGCGTCGGCGACATACGAGGTCACCGGCTGA
- a CDS encoding serine/threonine-protein kinase yields the protein MQGLLLAGRYRLADTIGSGGMGRVWRAHDEVLHRAVAIKELTAALYVSESDQERLLHRTRAEARAAARINHSAVVTVHDVLDHDARPWIVMELIEGRSLADAVKAQGRIEPAETARIGLWVLRALRAAHSAGVLHRDVKPGNVLLSHDGRVLLTDFGIAQIEGDTTITRTGEVVGSVDYLAPERVRGHDPGPASDLWALGATLYTAVEGRSPFRRTSPIGTMQAVVEEQPAEPVNAGVLEPVLAALLRKDPAERPSAEEAERMLAEAAEGRVPGAARSYAPTGQPGYDTSGTGSGTGTRPQTVAATPYPPVTIGPASVPAPPKRHRLRTFSLVVALAAVVGGGVAVALQQFGGGSAGASSSSTPSAGASASPSPTPSGEGGQGEVPAGWERRNDPVGFSISLPKGWQRSVSIDQDGLQQVDYSPDGGKHLMRVAVDIGPDYSSSYEHMSNLSDRLAERFADYQQLSLKQELFRDQPGARWEYTWTAQAKDAPHYFAGPYRAIDVGYMDRDGTEYAIYASSPAADWAATSRQFTWMLRSFQPKTS from the coding sequence ATGCAGGGCCTGCTTCTCGCGGGTCGTTACCGGCTTGCCGACACCATCGGCAGCGGCGGTATGGGCCGTGTGTGGCGTGCGCACGATGAGGTGCTGCACCGGGCCGTCGCCATCAAAGAGCTGACCGCCGCCCTGTACGTGTCCGAGAGCGACCAGGAGCGGCTGCTGCACCGCACCCGCGCCGAGGCCCGCGCGGCCGCCCGGATCAACCACTCCGCCGTCGTCACCGTGCACGACGTGCTCGATCATGACGCCCGCCCGTGGATCGTGATGGAGCTGATCGAGGGGCGCTCGCTGGCCGACGCGGTCAAGGCGCAGGGGCGTATCGAGCCGGCCGAGACCGCGCGGATCGGACTGTGGGTGCTGCGTGCGCTGCGCGCCGCGCACTCCGCCGGGGTGCTGCACCGCGATGTGAAGCCCGGCAATGTCCTGCTCTCCCATGACGGGCGCGTCCTGCTGACCGACTTCGGTATCGCGCAGATCGAGGGCGACACGACGATCACCCGCACCGGAGAGGTCGTCGGCTCCGTCGACTATCTAGCCCCCGAGCGGGTCCGCGGCCATGATCCGGGCCCGGCCTCCGACCTGTGGGCGCTCGGCGCGACGCTGTACACGGCGGTGGAGGGCCGGTCACCGTTCCGCCGCACCTCGCCGATCGGCACGATGCAGGCCGTCGTCGAGGAGCAGCCCGCCGAGCCGGTCAACGCCGGTGTGCTGGAGCCCGTCCTCGCCGCGCTGCTGCGCAAGGATCCGGCCGAGCGGCCCAGCGCCGAGGAGGCCGAGCGGATGCTCGCCGAGGCGGCGGAGGGGCGGGTGCCGGGTGCGGCGCGGTCCTATGCGCCGACGGGGCAGCCGGGGTACGACACCTCCGGGACGGGGAGCGGCACCGGTACCCGCCCGCAGACGGTCGCCGCCACGCCGTATCCGCCGGTGACGATCGGTCCCGCGTCCGTGCCCGCCCCGCCGAAGCGGCACCGCCTGCGGACGTTCTCCCTGGTCGTCGCGCTCGCGGCGGTCGTCGGCGGGGGTGTGGCGGTCGCGTTGCAGCAGTTCGGCGGGGGGAGCGCCGGCGCCTCTTCCTCGTCGACGCCGAGCGCCGGTGCGAGTGCCAGTCCCAGTCCCACGCCGAGCGGGGAGGGCGGTCAGGGGGAGGTGCCCGCGGGATGGGAGCGGCGCAACGACCCGGTGGGGTTCAGCATCTCCCTGCCCAAGGGGTGGCAGCGGTCCGTCTCCATCGACCAGGACGGCCTCCAGCAGGTCGACTACTCGCCCGACGGCGGCAAGCACCTGATGCGGGTCGCCGTCGACATCGGGCCGGACTACAGCAGCTCGTACGAGCACATGAGCAACCTGAGTGATCGGCTCGCCGAGCGGTTCGCGGACTACCAGCAGTTGAGCCTCAAGCAGGAGCTCTTCCGCGACCAGCCGGGCGCCCGCTGGGAGTACACGTGGACCGCGCAGGCCAAGGACGCGCCGCACTACTTCGCAGGGCCGTATCGCGCGATCGACGTCGGGTACATGGACCGTGACGGAACCGAGTACGCGATCTACGCTTCCTCGCCGGCCGCCGACTGGGCCGCCACGAGTCGTCAGTTCACGTGGATGCTGCGGAGCTTCCAGCCGAAAACCTCCTGA
- a CDS encoding serine/threonine-protein kinase → MGTPGDNFRVIAGRYRLEVRLGRGGMGVVWRATDLLLGRRVAVKEISLDETLSEAEARWQRERTLREARAVAQLRHPHIIVVHDIVEQDERPYLVMEFIDGGSLADRIAGHGPVVPAEAARIGVDLLGALRAAHAAGVLHRDIKPANVLMEAGTGRVVLTDFGVAQVAGATTLTESGSFVGSPEYTAPERMTGMGTGPASDLWSVGALLCTAVSGESPFRRDSLSGVLHAVLAADIRPPAQAAPILPVVRGLLERDPARRLDAESAERMLRAFLETGRLPVAERRSLRGVLTAVVLVAAMAGAGVSGAALIMHQEGGGGGPSPSPSPPSVSVSASESPSVPKPSFSRTGTASASPERAHIKGR, encoded by the coding sequence ATGGGGACCCCGGGAGACAACTTCCGTGTCATAGCGGGCCGTTATCGCCTGGAGGTCAGGCTCGGGCGGGGCGGCATGGGTGTCGTGTGGCGGGCGACCGATCTGCTGCTCGGGCGGCGGGTGGCGGTCAAGGAGATCTCCCTCGACGAGACGCTGTCCGAGGCCGAGGCCCGATGGCAGCGCGAGCGGACCCTGCGCGAGGCGCGGGCCGTGGCACAGCTGAGGCATCCGCACATCATCGTCGTCCACGACATCGTCGAGCAGGACGAACGGCCCTATCTCGTCATGGAGTTCATCGACGGCGGCTCCCTCGCCGACCGGATCGCCGGGCACGGGCCCGTGGTGCCCGCCGAGGCCGCCCGGATCGGCGTCGATCTGCTCGGCGCGTTGCGTGCGGCGCACGCGGCCGGGGTCCTGCACCGGGACATCAAGCCCGCGAACGTCCTGATGGAGGCGGGCACCGGCCGGGTCGTCCTCACCGACTTCGGCGTCGCGCAGGTCGCGGGCGCCACCACGCTCACCGAGTCCGGGTCCTTCGTCGGCTCGCCCGAGTACACCGCGCCGGAGCGGATGACGGGGATGGGGACCGGGCCCGCGTCGGACCTGTGGTCGGTGGGGGCGCTGCTGTGCACGGCGGTGAGCGGTGAATCGCCGTTCCGGCGCGACTCGTTGAGCGGCGTCCTGCACGCGGTCCTCGCCGCCGACATACGGCCGCCCGCGCAGGCCGCGCCGATCCTGCCCGTCGTACGAGGGCTGCTGGAGCGCGATCCGGCGCGGCGGCTGGACGCGGAGTCGGCCGAGCGGATGCTGCGGGCCTTCCTGGAGACGGGGCGCCTGCCCGTCGCCGAGCGGCGTTCCCTGCGGGGTGTGCTGACGGCCGTGGTGCTGGTCGCCGCGATGGCGGGGGCGGGGGTGTCCGGGGCGGCGCTGATCATGCATCAGGAGGGCGGCGGGGGCGGGCCTTCACCGTCACCCTCGCCCCCGTCCGTCAGCGTCTCCGCCAGCGAGAGTCCCTCGGTGCCGAAACCTTCCTTCTCCCGGACCGGCACCGCGTCCGCGAGCCCAGAGCGAGCTCACATAAAAGGGAGATAA
- a CDS encoding serine/threonine-protein kinase, with protein MSSNGGAPYGSDEPTSFGLQPPNPPAAVPHPDNPYAAPTQVVPHQTTPSAPEPEPGTGRLIGGRYRLLAKLGHGGMGTVWRAKDETVDREVAVKEPRVPDHLPDRERANAFERMRREARAAARLDHPAVVNVHDVAVVDGQPWIVMELVHGRSLGDALQEGTLGAREAARIGLEVLGALEAAHAAGILHRDVKPDNVLLGRHDRVVLTDFGIAQIEGETNLTDTGGFVGSPEYIAPERVLGQRPGPASDLWSLGVVLYAATEGVSPFRRSNTPATLQSVLNATPAAPASASGPLADVITGLLQKDPARRPNAAQVRALLETAAHPPAPAPTQVVQLAQGAPKGGVRLGRKSLTGLGAAVVAAAVAAYLVIADPFAGPLPDGWTTKQVKDVAATLAVPAEYQKGLPDRKSDKDHWVTYTDWSGSISIGLRLDKKAEDSGNTIAGSAAAEMYEDDKKFKEYGEYEISMPENPKTDTDDEVTYQGKQAAKTTITYDTDDSQNSRPREMQIFYYKTSKGDMYKLTVSYPGKGDFTKRGQEVARTTIANLDVDVL; from the coding sequence ATGAGCAGCAACGGGGGAGCCCCTTACGGGTCCGACGAGCCAACGAGTTTTGGTCTGCAACCGCCGAACCCGCCCGCGGCCGTGCCGCACCCGGACAACCCGTACGCGGCGCCCACCCAGGTCGTACCGCACCAGACGACACCCTCCGCGCCCGAACCGGAACCGGGTACCGGCCGGTTGATCGGTGGTCGTTACCGTCTGCTCGCCAAGCTCGGGCACGGCGGCATGGGCACGGTCTGGCGCGCCAAGGACGAGACGGTGGACCGCGAGGTCGCCGTCAAGGAGCCCCGCGTACCCGACCATCTTCCCGACCGCGAACGCGCCAACGCGTTCGAGCGCATGCGCCGAGAGGCGCGTGCCGCGGCCCGGCTCGACCATCCCGCCGTCGTGAACGTGCACGACGTCGCCGTCGTCGACGGCCAGCCGTGGATCGTCATGGAGCTGGTGCACGGCCGTTCGCTGGGCGACGCGTTGCAGGAGGGCACCCTCGGGGCGAGGGAAGCGGCGAGAATCGGCCTGGAGGTGCTCGGCGCGCTGGAGGCCGCGCACGCGGCGGGCATCCTGCACCGGGACGTCAAGCCGGACAACGTGCTGCTCGGCCGCCACGACCGCGTCGTCCTCACCGACTTCGGCATCGCCCAGATCGAGGGCGAGACCAATCTGACCGACACCGGCGGCTTCGTCGGCTCGCCCGAGTACATCGCGCCGGAGCGGGTGCTGGGGCAGCGGCCGGGACCGGCGTCGGACCTGTGGTCGCTCGGTGTCGTCCTGTACGCGGCCACCGAGGGCGTCTCGCCGTTCCGCCGCAGCAACACGCCGGCCACGCTCCAGTCGGTCCTCAACGCCACGCCCGCCGCTCCGGCCTCCGCCTCCGGTCCGCTGGCCGACGTCATCACCGGCCTCCTCCAGAAGGACCCCGCGCGCCGCCCGAACGCGGCCCAGGTGCGGGCGTTGCTGGAGACGGCCGCCCATCCGCCCGCTCCGGCGCCGACGCAGGTCGTGCAGCTCGCGCAGGGGGCGCCGAAGGGCGGTGTGCGGCTGGGCCGCAAGTCGCTGACGGGGCTCGGTGCCGCGGTCGTCGCGGCCGCGGTGGCGGCGTATCTGGTGATCGCGGACCCGTTCGCCGGGCCGCTGCCGGACGGCTGGACGACGAAGCAGGTGAAGGACGTCGCCGCGACGCTGGCGGTGCCCGCGGAATATCAGAAGGGCCTGCCCGACCGGAAGTCGGACAAGGACCACTGGGTGACGTACACCGACTGGAGCGGCAGCATCTCGATCGGGCTGAGGCTCGACAAGAAGGCCGAGGACTCGGGCAACACCATCGCGGGCTCGGCGGCCGCCGAGATGTACGAGGACGACAAGAAGTTCAAGGAGTACGGCGAGTACGAGATCAGCATGCCGGAGAACCCGAAGACGGACACCGACGACGAGGTCACGTACCAGGGGAAACAGGCCGCCAAGACCACGATCACCTACGACACCGACGACAGCCAGAACTCCCGCCCCCGTGAGATGCAGATCTTCTACTACAAGACCTCCAAGGGCGACATGTACAAGCTCACCGTCAGCTACCCGGGCAAGGGCGACTTCACGAAGCGGGGGCAAGAGGTGGCGAGGACGACGATCGCGAACCTCGACGTGGACGTGCTCTGA
- a CDS encoding serine/threonine-protein kinase — protein sequence MSNDRGGTSPKGRLIGGRYRLAERIGSGGMGTVWRAHDELVDREVAVKQPRLPGDPEDEAHQRASHRLYREARAAARVDHPAAVSIHDVVVEDGLPWIVMEWVRGESLHEVLRRGPVAPAETARIGLAVLGALRAAHAVGIVHRDVKPANVLLGTHGRVVLTDFGIAHVQGEESLTVSGEFVGSIDFIAPERMSGRGAGPPSDLWSLGVLLYAAVEGEPPFRRTTLESTLAAILSFDPPEPKRAGPLSPLISGLLGKDPELRPDAEEAAKILEAAAEGWPVPPLHATSSPQVPDRITELGEDSGTVRLREAQPEPVPEPEQPEQPDTTVVPTTAPRKPHLLRRPLPAALFGVALAGGAWLGTSYFLAEPEPAAVTEPTYTSAPLAPAATDIADEPWDKHPEKALKATLAVPSRYGENHRQGSATDQPRMVIYGKGGIDLRLSMWDRPGTSPMGRAYQQKQAWATHGEAETRLTQTSLEGDDAIQADTTYDDKGADPARVMQVFVMTDDGRLYELRVDMPKGTAAEKEGMALFKAARDRLVIEKE from the coding sequence ATGAGCAACGACCGGGGCGGCACCAGCCCGAAGGGCCGACTGATAGGCGGCCGTTACCGTCTGGCCGAGCGCATCGGGTCGGGCGGCATGGGCACCGTCTGGCGGGCGCACGACGAGCTGGTGGACCGCGAAGTCGCCGTGAAGCAGCCGAGGTTGCCCGGTGACCCGGAGGACGAGGCCCACCAGCGGGCCTCTCACCGGCTCTACCGGGAGGCTCGTGCCGCCGCCCGGGTCGACCATCCCGCCGCCGTGTCCATCCATGACGTGGTCGTCGAGGACGGACTGCCCTGGATCGTCATGGAGTGGGTGCGCGGGGAGTCCCTGCACGAGGTGCTCCGGCGTGGCCCGGTCGCCCCTGCCGAGACCGCCCGGATCGGCCTGGCCGTCCTCGGCGCCCTGCGCGCCGCGCACGCCGTCGGGATCGTGCACCGCGATGTGAAGCCCGCCAACGTCCTGCTCGGCACGCACGGCCGGGTCGTCCTCACCGACTTCGGCATCGCGCATGTCCAGGGCGAGGAATCCCTCACCGTCAGCGGCGAGTTCGTCGGCTCCATCGACTTCATCGCCCCCGAGCGGATGTCCGGTCGGGGCGCCGGTCCGCCCTCCGATCTGTGGTCCCTGGGCGTCCTGCTGTACGCCGCCGTGGAGGGCGAACCACCTTTCCGGCGTACGACGTTGGAGTCCACCCTCGCCGCGATCCTCTCCTTCGACCCGCCCGAGCCCAAGCGGGCCGGTCCGCTGAGCCCCCTGATCAGCGGGCTGCTGGGGAAGGACCCCGAACTGCGGCCGGACGCCGAGGAAGCCGCCAAGATCCTGGAGGCGGCGGCGGAGGGGTGGCCGGTGCCGCCGCTGCACGCCACGTCGTCGCCCCAAGTGCCGGATCGAATAACGGAGTTGGGCGAGGACTCCGGAACCGTACGCCTGCGGGAAGCGCAACCCGAGCCCGTACCGGAGCCGGAGCAGCCGGAGCAGCCGGACACCACCGTCGTACCGACGACGGCGCCACGCAAGCCCCACCTCCTGCGCCGTCCCCTCCCGGCCGCCCTGTTCGGGGTCGCTCTGGCCGGCGGCGCCTGGCTCGGCACGTCCTACTTCCTCGCCGAGCCCGAGCCCGCCGCCGTGACCGAGCCGACGTACACCTCGGCCCCCCTCGCGCCCGCCGCCACCGACATCGCCGACGAGCCCTGGGACAAGCACCCCGAGAAGGCCCTGAAGGCCACGCTCGCCGTCCCGAGCCGGTACGGGGAGAACCACCGGCAGGGCAGCGCCACCGACCAGCCGCGGATGGTGATCTACGGCAAGGGCGGCATCGACCTCCGCCTCAGCATGTGGGACCGGCCCGGCACCTCACCCATGGGCCGGGCGTACCAGCAGAAGCAGGCCTGGGCGACGCACGGGGAGGCCGAGACCCGCCTCACGCAGACCAGCCTCGAGGGCGACGACGCCATCCAGGCCGACACCACCTACGACGACAAGGGCGCCGACCCGGCCCGCGTCATGCAGGTGTTCGTCATGACCGACGACGGCCGTCTCTACGAGCTCCGGGTCGACATGCCGAAGGGGACGGCGGCCGAGAAGGAGGGCATGGCGCTGTTCAAGGCGGCCCGTGACCGGCTCGTGATCGAAAAAGAGTGA
- a CDS encoding succinic semialdehyde dehydrogenase: MTDSKASAQATNPLAPAPEGARTAADVVTPELIAQLTKGVVGSGRTANHTPFTGEKLADLPESTPQDVEKAYAAARKAQAVWERTPVRQRAAVLLRFHDLVLARQAEVLDLIQLETGKARLHAHEEVQAVAVAARHYGRRAPSYLRPKRHAGAMPTLTKVTELRHPRGVVGQIAPWNYPLELSVGDALPAFVAGNAVVMKPDTETCLTALWARDLLIEAGLPADVFQVVLGEGPVVGPEVVRHADYVSFTGSTRTGREVAQGAAARLIGVSLELGGKNAMLVLEDADIEKAAAGAVRACFSSAGQLCISIERLYVHESIADAFLERFAARTKAMRLGTSLAYGADMGSLVGERQLETVTRHVEEAVSKGATVVAGGVARPDIGPYFFEPTILDGVTEPMAICAEETFGPVVSIYRFKTDDEAVAQANSTSYGLNSSVWTKDGKRGREVAARLRTGTVNVNEGYAPAYGSVQSPMGGMKDSGLGRRHGSEGILKYTEAQTVAQQRLLPMAPSLGMSDEAYAQFMSRSLRLMKAFRFR, translated from the coding sequence ATGACGGACTCGAAGGCTTCGGCTCAGGCCACCAACCCCCTCGCCCCCGCCCCTGAGGGCGCCCGGACCGCCGCCGACGTGGTCACCCCGGAGCTGATCGCCCAGCTCACCAAGGGTGTGGTCGGCTCCGGTCGGACCGCCAACCACACGCCGTTCACCGGCGAGAAGCTGGCCGACCTGCCCGAGTCGACGCCGCAGGACGTCGAGAAGGCCTACGCGGCGGCCCGCAAGGCGCAGGCCGTGTGGGAGCGGACGCCCGTACGACAGCGCGCCGCCGTGCTGCTCCGCTTCCACGACCTGGTGCTCGCCCGCCAGGCCGAGGTCCTCGACCTCATCCAGCTGGAGACCGGCAAGGCCCGGCTGCACGCCCACGAGGAGGTGCAGGCCGTCGCGGTCGCCGCCCGCCACTACGGCCGCAGGGCGCCCTCCTACCTGCGGCCCAAGCGGCACGCGGGCGCCATGCCGACCCTCACCAAGGTCACCGAGCTGCGCCACCCGCGGGGCGTGGTCGGCCAGATCGCCCCCTGGAACTACCCCCTGGAGCTGTCCGTCGGCGACGCGCTCCCCGCCTTCGTCGCGGGCAACGCGGTCGTGATGAAGCCGGACACCGAGACCTGCCTGACCGCCCTGTGGGCGCGTGACCTGCTGATCGAGGCCGGGCTGCCCGCCGACGTCTTCCAGGTCGTCCTCGGCGAGGGCCCCGTCGTCGGCCCCGAGGTCGTCCGGCACGCCGACTACGTCTCCTTCACCGGCTCCACCCGCACCGGCCGCGAGGTCGCCCAGGGCGCCGCCGCCCGCCTCATCGGCGTCTCGCTCGAACTCGGCGGCAAGAACGCGATGTTGGTGCTGGAGGACGCCGACATCGAGAAGGCGGCGGCGGGCGCGGTCCGTGCCTGCTTCTCCTCCGCCGGTCAACTCTGCATCTCCATCGAGCGGTTGTACGTCCACGAGTCGATCGCCGACGCCTTCCTGGAGCGCTTCGCCGCCCGCACCAAGGCCATGCGGCTCGGCACGTCCCTCGCCTACGGCGCCGACATGGGCTCCCTCGTCGGCGAGCGCCAGCTGGAGACCGTCACCCGGCACGTCGAGGAGGCCGTCTCCAAGGGCGCCACGGTCGTCGCCGGCGGTGTCGCCCGCCCGGACATCGGCCCGTACTTCTTCGAGCCCACGATCCTGGACGGCGTGACCGAGCCCATGGCGATCTGCGCGGAGGAGACCTTCGGCCCGGTCGTCTCCATCTACCGCTTCAAGACCGACGACGAGGCCGTCGCACAGGCCAACTCCACGTCGTACGGCCTCAATTCCTCGGTCTGGACGAAGGACGGCAAGCGCGGCCGCGAGGTCGCCGCCCGGCTGCGCACCGGCACGGTCAACGTCAACGAGGGCTACGCGCCCGCCTACGGCAGCGTCCAGTCCCCGATGGGCGGCATGAAGGACTCCGGGCTCGGCCGCCGCCACGGCTCCGAGGGCATCCTCAAGTACACGGAGGCCCAGACGGTGGCCCAGCAGCGGCTGCTCCCGATGGCGCCGTCGCTGGGCATGAGCGACGAGGCGTACGCCCAGTTCATGAGCCGCAGCCTGCGCCTGATGAAGGCGTTCCGCTTCCGCTAG